The following coding sequences are from one Sardina pilchardus chromosome 16, fSarPil1.1, whole genome shotgun sequence window:
- the LOC134059674 gene encoding macrophage mannose receptor 1-like yields the protein MEWRLALLLFSGFVMECVSIPHHFIFVNMSKTWTEAQSYCREHYTDLATTENMEDMQMMVDTAKGYEGTAWIGLHQTAVSSWKWSLADDDFYGPGEADFTKWNHDDEPNGGAREECVMQRPSGLWDDENCNRPSGHRFVCYDETHSGSERYVLINEKKSWREAQVYCRENHTDLVSVRHEEENKQIKEKRKGWNVWIGLFRDDWTWADQRPSSFRHWRSDALNNQRKDKCAVAWLTEENKGKWKESKCDDQHPFFCRLDQLHLVSEMMNWTTAWHYCREHNMDLVSVTSPVIQRWVMEVAKRASTEHVWLGLCYCCPEDLWFWVSGEKVSWENWSEECGSENEGGGGESAGAMLAREGHQWVSLPTSAKLNFICTTYEEEEQPVSAKWKQWVTD from the exons gtTTTGTcatggagtgtgtgagtatccCTCACCACTTCATCTTTGTGAACATGAGTAAGACCTGGACTGAGGCACAGAGTTACTGCAGGGAACACTACACTGACCTGGCCACCACTGAAAACATGGAGGACATGCAGATGATGGTGGACACTGCTAAAGGTTATGAGGGGACAGCCTGGATTGGGCTGCACCAGACTGCTGTCTCCAGCTGGAAGTGGTCCCTGGCAGACGATGATTTCTATGGTCCTGGAGAGGCTGACTTCACTAAATGGAACCATGATGATGAGCCTAACGGTGGGGCTCGGGAGGAATGTGTAATGCAGCGCCCTTCAGGTTTATGGGATGATGAAAATTGTAATAGGCCTAGTGGACATCGATTTGTGTGCTATGATG AGACCCACAGTGGTAGCGAACGATATGTCCTCATTAATGAGAAAAAGTCCTGGAGAGAAGCTCAGGTGTACTGTAGAGAAAATCACACAGATCTGGTGAGTGTGAGACACGAGGAAGAGAACAAGCAGattaaagagaaaagaaaagggtgGAATGTTTGGATCGGCCTGTTCAGAGATGACTGGACGTGGGCCGACCAGAGGCCCTCATCCTTCAGACACTGGAGATCAGACGCCCTTAATAACCAGAGGAAGGACAAATGTGCTGTAGCATggctaactgaagaaaacaaGGGGAAATGGAAAGAGAGTAAATGCGATGATCAACATCCTTTCTTCTGCCGCTTGG ACCAGCTTCATCTGGTTTCTGAGATGATGAACTGGACCACTGCGTGGCATTACTGCAGAGAGCACAACATGGACCTGGTCTCCGTCACATCACCCGTGATCCAGCGCTGGGTGATGGAGGTGGCTAAACGGGCCTCCACTGAGCATGTGTGGCTGGGCCTGTGCTACTGTTGTCCAGAAGACCTCTGGTTCTGGGTCAGTGGAGAGAAGGTCAGCTGGGAGAACTGGTCAGAGGAGTGCGGAAGCGAGAACGAGGGTGGTGGAGGCGAGAGCGCAGGAGCAATGCTGGCACGAGAGGGGCATCAGTGGGTCAGTCTGCCCACCAGCGCCAAACTCAACTTCATCTGCACTACctatgaggaggaagagcagcccGTCAGCGCAAAGTGGAAACAATGGGTGACTGATTGA